The genomic segment CGCCGCGCTTTCCGCTGCTCTTCCCATGCACCCGCGCCAAGCGTACCAATACGCACTCGCGCATATCGTTCGCTCTATCTATACGCGCCCGTGCGCTTGGACAGGCATTGTCGTTCGATAAAACTATATTCGCGGTGCGTATGTCGCGCAGAACGCGCGCACATATTCGTTCGACTTGTCTATATATGCGTGCACGCACTCACGCATTATCGTTCGATTATCTATAATGTGCGCGCGCACGAACGGGCATTTTGTTCGATAATTCTATATGCGCACGCACGCACCGCACAAATCGTTCGTCGGATCTATTACACGCGCGTGCACCCATCGCGCCCAAATCGTTCGATATAAACAATACCACGCAAGCACGTGTTTTAGGCGCGGGCGCAAAATATTTCGCGCGCGTGCACGCTCTGCGTCAATCTATCGTACAGGATGCGGGCGCAGCATGATACCTCAACAAGTCTCGTCCGTACCGCAACGCTATTTTCGCCGCGGATTAATTGACGGAAAGCATTGCAAAAGTGCGACCGCTTTGGTATAATTGTAGTATGATATACGCCATCAGCGATTTACATCTCAGTCTCGACGGCAACAAGCCCATGGAAGTCTTCGGCGACGGTTGGAAGGATTACCTCAACCAGGTCGAAGCCTCTTGGTCTGCCCTCGTGCGGGAAGAAGATACCGTGCTATTGGCGGGCGACCTCAGCTGGGCGCTGAAATTGGAAAACGCCAAAGCCGACTTCACCTTCCTCGACAGAATGCCGGGGCAAAAGGTCATCATTCGCGGCAATCACGACTATTGGTGGACCTCGTACAACAAGGTTTGCCTGGCCGTTCCCCCCTCGGTGCACCCCCTGCAAAACAACGCCTATCGCATAGACGGCGAAGGCGTGGTCGTATGCGGCAGTCGCGGCTGGCTCATCGCCGACGACAAATCCACCGACGAGGACAAGAAGATTTACAATCGTGAATTGATTCGTATGCAAATGGCGTTGGACGACGCCGTGCGCATTCGCCGCGAAGGGGATCGTCTCTTCGTTATGACGCACTATCCCCCGTTCGGTCTCAACTTCGCACCGACCGAAATGACCGCCTTGTTCTCCCGCTACGGCGTAGAGAAAGTCATCTACGGTCACATTCACGGCAAGGCGAGCTATTACGAACTGATGCGCACCATAGACGGCGTTATTTACGTCCTCACTTCGACCGACTTGCGCGACCATACCCTCACCCTCATACCGTAGTCGGGGTTGCAAAGCCCCCTCTTTGCACCCATTCCAAGCCCGCACGCCCGCGCCGCAGTCGTCTCTGCGGCGCTTTGCTTTTGCGATTTATTTCACCAAAATCCCCGATGCGTCATATCCTCTACTAAAGGAGGATTTAATATGCCATTTTCCAACAACGTTCGTCCCGACCGTATGCCGGGACCTATCAGCGGCAACCCCGCCTCGGGCTTGTGCGAAAAGGTTTGCATACAAGTCACCAAAGTGTTCGACGCTTGCATCAAGCAAGAGACGATGCCGCAGCAAGCGGTCACGGTGACCGACATCACGCCCCAATCGGCCACGCCGCCCTATACGTTCGTCAGCGCGCGTTCCACCACCTCGCAAGGTACGGTGTCGAGCGTCACCCTGACGACCTTGGACCCCAACACGGGCGCAACGCGCATCCAAATGAACGTGGACATTCCCATCGAGGTAATGTTCACCGACAGCACCAACCAAACCGCAGTCGGCACCGCCACCCTGACGGTACCTCGCGATATCGTGCTCAACGTGCCCCAAGCGTCCGTCATTCCCTACCGTATCGAAGCGGTCGTCAACGCGGTCAGCACGGTAGGCGCTTACGCGGGGGACGACACCTTCAACCTGACCTTCTGCGTGACCATCATCGTCAAAATAGTCACCGACGTCGAACTGCTGGTGCCCTCGTACGGCTATTGTTACATACCGCCCTGCCAGGAATTCCAGCAAGAAGTCTGCGACGGCTTCTTCGACCTGCCCCTATTCCCGCAATAGGCAACCAACCAAAAGAACCGTTTTCCATAGCGGAAAACGGTTCTTTTATATTGCTATCATACCTTTATACCGCGTAGCGGTATCGGCGTGCAAAAGCGCGTCGAATGCTCTCTTAGGACTCGCCGTCCGCGCCGTCGTCATCGCCGACGTCCGCATAGGTTTCGGCCGCGACGAGCAATTCCTCAATGCGCGCCAGCACCCTCTCCCTGCCGTACTTGTTTTGACTCGATACGGGATAGACGGCGGCAGGCGTCAAGCACAGGGCGTCCGCCAGCATTTTGACTTGACGGGGAATTTGGCTCTTGTTGATCTTGTCCGCCTTGGTCGCTATGACCGTAAACCCTATGCGGTAGTGATTGAGGAATGTGATCATCATCTTGTCCAACTCGTTGGGCTCGTGGCGGATATCCAATATGACAAACACGTTTTTGAGTTGCGTGCTCCCACGGAGATAGGCCTCTATCAAAGTGCTCCACCGCTCTTTCTCGGCGTCCGACACGCGCGCGAACCCGTAGCCGGGCAAATCTACGAAATAGCATTGTCCGTTGTTGATATTGAAATAATTGATGAGGCGCGTGCGCCCCGGCTCGGATGAAGCCTTGGCCAACTTGTTGCGGTTGGTCAGGCAGTTGATAAAAGAGGATTTGCCCACGTTAGAGCGCCCGACGAAGGCAATCTCGGGCAGGTCGGACAGTAGTTTGGCGCTGTCGGCCACGCTTATCACGAATTTGGCGTCCTTGATAATCACGCGAACATCTCCTGCAATACGCCCTCAATGCGCGTATTGTAAATATAGGTCACCTTGTCGCGAATGGTCTTGGGCAACTCCTCCACGTCGGGACGGTTGGCCTCGGGCACCAATATGGTCGTGATGCCGTCGCGCAAAGCGCCCAGACTCTTCTCTTTGAGCCCACCGATAGCCATCACGCGACCGGTCAGGCTCACCTCGCCCGTCAAGGCGCGATCCGAACGCAATTTGCGGTCGGTAAGCGCCGACACGATGAGGCACACCAGCGCGCAACCCGCGCTCGGTCCGTCCTTGGGCACGGCGCCCTCGGGCGCGTGGATATGCAATTCACGCTCGAATTTTTCGGGCGCGATACCCAGCGCCTCGGCGTGCGATTTGACGTAACTGTAGGCGGTGGTCGCGCTCTCGCGCATCACCTTGCCGAGATTACCCGTCAGCCGCAGGCCGCCCTTGTTGGGCATCAGCACGGCTTCCAGATCCATGGTTTCGCCGCCCAATTCCGTCCAGGCAAGGCCGACCACGCACCCCACGGCGTCCTGTCGCTCATACGCGCGATGCTCGTAGCGAGCCATACCCAAATGCGCCCGCACGTCCTTTTCGTCCAACGTAACCGGCTCGATGGCTTTGTCACCGAAGGACACGGCCACCTTGCGGCACAAGGACGCGATCTGCTGTTCCAACCCGCGCACACCCGCTTCGCGGGTGTATCCGTCGATAAGCAGGCGCAACGCCCCGTCGGTCAGGCGCACCGTACCCTCTTCCATACCGTGCTCGCGTATTTGCTTGGGTAAGAGATGGCGCAAGGCGATCTGCTCTTTCTCCTCGAAGGTGTAGCCCGTCAACTCGATCATTTCCATACGGTCAAGAAGGGGCTTGGCTATTTCGCCGATATTGTTGGCGGTGGTGATGAACAGCACCTTCGACAGGTCGAACGGCACTTCCAGATAGTTGTCATAGAAGGCTTTGTTTTGCTCGGGGTCCAGCACTTCCAACAACGCGCTCGCGGGGTCTCCCTTGTAGTCGTTGCTCAGTTTGTCCACCTCGTCCATCAAGAACACGGGGTTGACCGTACCCGCTTTTTTGATGCCCATAATGATCTTGCCCGCCATGGAGCCTATGTAGGTGCGGCGATGCCCGCGAATCTCGGCTTCGTCGTGCATACCGCCGAGGCTGATCCGCACGTACTCGCGGCCCAACGCGTGCGCGATGGACTTGGCGACCGAGGTCTTGCCTACGCCGGGCGGGCCGTACAGACATAGAATATTGCCGTTTTTGTTGCCCACCATTTTATGTATGCTCAAAAACTCCAATATGCGCTGTTTTACTTTTTCCAACCCGTAATGGTCGTTTTCGAGAATGGTGCGCGCGTTTTCGATGGACAAATTGTCCGTCGTCGTCACGCCCCACGGCATAGAGGCGACCGTCTCTATCCAATTACGCGCCACGAAACTCTCGGGCGATGCGGGGGCCATATTGACCATCTTGCGCAACTCCCCTCTCAACTTATCCAGCACCTCTTCGGGCGCATGGCAATCCTCGATGAGGTCCTCGAGCTCGGCGATATCGTCGGCGTCGCCGTACAACTCGCCGTTGATCACCTTGAGTTCTTCGCGCAAATAATACTCTTTTTGCGCTTCGCGCATTTCGTCCTCCACCTGCTCGTGGAACTTGTTGGCCTCTTCGTTGTACATTTGACACGCGCGGATAACGTCGGTCATTTTGCGCAAGCGTTCCTCGGTATTGGTAATCAAATACAACTCCTCGTAATCGTTGTTGACCACGAAACGCCTACCGTAGCGATTGATCCAGCCGTGCACGTCGGCGGACGGCATATCGGGCACGTCCTCGAACTGCTTCGCCAAGTCTTTGTCTTCCAACAAATCGGCTTTACAACTGTTGATCCATTCGACCATTTCTACGATGCCGTCGTGCAAAACGTATTCTTCGTAGGGGTACTCCTCGTAGGTGCCCAAGTCCACCGAAAAGATATTCTTTCCGCGGACGAATTCGGTTATTTTGACGCGCGCAACGGCCGTGCCCACGACGTAGGGGCCGTTGTGCGAATTGACCAATCGGACGTTGGTCATCAAGGCCGCCACGAAGTCGCCTTCCGCCTTGATGACGCCGGATAAAAATTGCTTACAGTCACTGCAAGCAATTTTATAGCGTTCGAGCATAGTCTTGTCTTTGACGGTAATTCGTACCGTTTCGCCGACGAACACGGGGTCCGTCCGCTCGGGTACGATGGGAATAAGATTAGTCATTGATTATGCGATATCCTTGTACAGTATTTGGGGTTTTGCGCCGCCCTCGATGGTCTCGGCGGTGATGACGACTTCCAGCACGTTGGGCATATCGGGCAACTCGTACATAATGTCGAGCATGACGCCCTCCAATATAGAGCGAAGCCCGCGGGCGCCCGTCTTGAGGTCGATGGCCTTTTTGGCCACGGCTTTGAGCGCGTCCTCTTCGAAGCGCAACTCCACCCCGTCGAACAGCAGCATTTTGGCGTACTGCTTGGTCAGCGCGTTTTTGGGTTGAGTGAGAATGGACACCAACGCCGTCTCGTCCAACGCGTTCAAGCCCACCACGATGGGAATACGCCCCACGAATTCGGGAATAAGACCGAACTTGATGAGGTCGTCGGGGCGCACGTCTTTGATGAGGTCGGCATAGTTGGACTCGTCCTTGTCTACGCCGCCGCCGAAGCCGATGCCGCCGTGCTCTCTTCTCTTGCTGATGATTTTGTCCAAGCCGACGAACGCGCCGCCGAAGATGAACAAAATGTTGGTGGTGTCGATCTGCAAGCATTCCTGCTGGGGATGCTTACGCCCGCCCTGCGGCGGCACGGAAGCCACCGTGCTCTCGATGATCTTGAGCAAGGCCTGCTGCACGCCTTCGCCGCTCACGTCGCGCGTGATGGACACGTTTTCGCCCTTACGGGCGATTTTGTCGATCTCGTCCACGTAGATGATGCCTTTTTCGGCGCGTTCGATATCGTAGTCCGCGGCCTGAATGAGCTTGAGCAGAATGTTCTCGACGTCTTCGCCGACGTACCCCGCTTCGGTCAAAGTGGTGGCGTCCGCCACGGCAAAGGGCACGTTGAGTATCTCGGCCAAAGACTTGGCCAAGAGCGTCTTGCCGCACCCCGTCGGGCCCAACAACAACACGTTGCTCTTCTCGAGGACGACGTCGCCTTTGGGCATCGCGCTGTCAATGCGCTTATAGTGATTGTAGACGGCCACCGACAAAGTCTTCTTGGCGTCCTCCTGCCCGACGATATACTCGTCCAACTGCGCCTTGATTTGCTTGGGCGTAGGCAACGCGCTCTTTTGCGCACGTTTTTTCGCGGGGTTTTTGCTGAACATATCGTGACATTGATTGACGCAGTCACGGCAGATATATCCGCCGTGTTCGCTGGCGATCAACGTACCCGCCTCCTGTTCGCTACGTCCGCAAAACGAGCAATGATAGTTGTGTTCCTTACTTGCCATAGTGTCTTTCCTTATAGATTATTCGGATTTCGGCCTTCTGTAATACACTTCGTCGATAAGGCCGTACTCTTTGGCCTCTTCGGCCGTCATGAAGTTGTCGCGCTCGCAATCGGCGGTCACTTGCTCGATGCTCTTGCCGGTGTGCTCGGCCAACAAGGAGTTCATCAATTTCTTGATGCCCAAAATGTTCTTGGCGTGGATCTCGATATCCGTCGCCTGACCTTGGAAGCCGGCGAGCACCTGGTGGATCATGATCTCGCTGTGGGGCAAACTATACCGCTTGCCTTTGGCGCCGCCCGACAGCAGGAATGCGCCCATGCTGGCGGCCAAACCGATGCAGATGGTGACGACGTCGCAGGAGATGTATTGCATGGTATCGTAGATGGCCAAGCCGTCGATGACGCTGCCGCCGGGGCTGTTGATATACATATAAATATCCTTCTTGGGATCTTGCGATTCCAGATACAGCAGTTGCGCGACCACCGCGTTGGCGATATCCCCGTTGATCTCGCCCGTCAAGAAGACGATGCGGTCCTGCAGCATACGCGAATACAAATCGTACCCGACTTCGCCGTTGGCGGTACGCTCGACGACGTGGGGAAGATAATACGTGTTTTTCTCGTTCATGTTTTTTCCTCCTTATTATTCTAACCCAATGCGTTTTGAATTATTCGGCTTTGGGTTCTTCTTTGGGATCGACCAACTTGTTGACGGACAGCAAATAGTCCACCAATTTGTCCGACAGCATACTGTTGTACAAATAGTCGAAGTCCTCGCGTTTCATTTCCTGTTTGTAGGTCTCCACGTCCTTGCCCACGGCCTCGGCGTCCTTTTGGATGCGCGCGTCCATTTCCTCGGGGCTGACGGTCAAGCCCTCGGCTTTGACGATCTCGGTCAGCACGAGGCTGCGCTTCTCTTGCTCCAAGCAACTTTGATGATAGTCCTCGACCATCTTCTCGCGGGTAACGCCCGTGTAGTTGCAGTAATCTTCCAAGGTCATACCGTTGCCGGAGAGCATCTTCTCGAAGTCGTTTACCTTGTTCTCGGCGGCTTCGTCGATGATTTTGGCGTTGATGCTCACTTCGTTGGCGGCCACCACGGCGGCGAGGAGATTATGCTCGGTACCGTTCTTAGCGCGGGACTCTTCCTGCTCGGCCAGCTCTTTGCGGTAGCTGTCCTTGAGCTCGGCCAAGGTATCGAAGTCCGACACGTCCTTGGCGAATTCGTCGTCCGCTTCGGGCAACACTTTGACTTTGAGGCTGTTGAGTTTGACGTGGAACACGGCCTCTTTGCCAGCCAACTCTTCCGCGCCGTAGTCGGAGGGGAAGGTCACCTTGATGTCGCGCTCTTCGTCGATATTCATACCCACGATCTGATCCTCGAAGCCGTCGATGAACTTGTGCGAACCCAAGGTCAACTCCTGCTCGTCGGCCGTACCGCCCGCGAAGAACTCCCCGTCGATGGAACCGGCGTAGTTGATATTGGTGGTGTCGCCCATCTCGGCGGGTCTGTCGGTGATATCCTGCCAATAGCCGGCCTTTTCACGCGCTTTGTTGAGTTTGTCCTCCACCATCTCGTCCGTGATCTCGCGGGGCAACACGCGCTCCACTTCGATATCCTTGTAGGTCAGGTTGTCCAAGGTGGGGTACTCGATGATGACGAAGGTGAACTCGATCTGCTCGTGATCGCACTTGCCGTACTCGAGGTCGGGCGAAGCCGCCACGCGCAGGCCGCTCATAATGTCTTGGTAGAAAGGACGATAGCACGCGTCCACGGCGGTGTCGATGGCTTCCTCGAGGAAAGCGTACGCGCCGTACATACTCTTGATGATATGCATAGGGGCTTTGCCCTTGCGGAAACCAACCACGTTAAAACGGGATTTGGTCTTGAAATAGGCTTCGGTTTCGAGGGCTTGGTAGACGTCGCCCTTCAACAAGAAAGTGTACTTCTTGACGTTGTCGTCGCATTGTTGCATCGTATACGGCACGTCGTAGTCGGTCTTTCTAAGGTTGATAACGATTTTGTTTTCATTTTCGCTCATGTAGAATTCCTCCAAAAAACTTTTCGCTCTTTACTATAACACAATTACCGTGCGAACGCAACTTTTTCGACGCGAGAAAACGGCGGATATTAATAAAAATATTAATATGTGCCGCCGAAATCGTCGATTTTTCGGCGAAAACCCGCCGATACGCCGCGAAACGCCCGCCGTACGGAACAAATTGCCCCAAATATTTGATTTTGGCGAGCCTACGCGATATAATATAGTTATGCCGCAGGACGTCGTTACTTTACACGCGCTTACCCAAGAACTCGCCGCCGCATTGACGGGCGGCAGAATAGACCGCGTTACCCAACCCGAAAAGGACGAGGTCTGTTTTTACGTGCGCAACAAAGGCCGCACGCAATGCTTGGTGGTCTCGGCCAATCCCAACGCGCCCCGTATGCACCTGACCTGCACCAAAAAGGACAATCCCTACGCCGCCCCCGCGTTTCTCATGCACTTGCGCAGGCACTTTCAAGGGGGCATGATACAGCGCGTCGAAGTGG from the Clostridia bacterium genome contains:
- a CDS encoding metallophosphoesterase; translation: MIYAISDLHLSLDGNKPMEVFGDGWKDYLNQVEASWSALVREEDTVLLAGDLSWALKLENAKADFTFLDRMPGQKVIIRGNHDYWWTSYNKVCLAVPPSVHPLQNNAYRIDGEGVVVCGSRGWLIADDKSTDEDKKIYNRELIRMQMALDDAVRIRREGDRLFVMTHYPPFGLNFAPTEMTALFSRYGVEKVIYGHIHGKASYYELMRTIDGVIYVLTSTDLRDHTLTLIP
- a CDS encoding YihA family ribosome biogenesis GTP-binding protein, translating into MIKDAKFVISVADSAKLLSDLPEIAFVGRSNVGKSSFINCLTNRNKLAKASSEPGRTRLINYFNINNGQCYFVDLPGYGFARVSDAEKERWSTLIEAYLRGSTQLKNVFVILDIRHEPNELDKMMITFLNHYRIGFTVIATKADKINKSQIPRQVKMLADALCLTPAAVYPVSSQNKYGRERVLARIEELLVAAETYADVGDDDGADGES
- the lon gene encoding endopeptidase La; translation: MTNLIPIVPERTDPVFVGETVRITVKDKTMLERYKIACSDCKQFLSGVIKAEGDFVAALMTNVRLVNSHNGPYVVGTAVARVKITEFVRGKNIFSVDLGTYEEYPYEEYVLHDGIVEMVEWINSCKADLLEDKDLAKQFEDVPDMPSADVHGWINRYGRRFVVNNDYEELYLITNTEERLRKMTDVIRACQMYNEEANKFHEQVEDEMREAQKEYYLREELKVINGELYGDADDIAELEDLIEDCHAPEEVLDKLRGELRKMVNMAPASPESFVARNWIETVASMPWGVTTTDNLSIENARTILENDHYGLEKVKQRILEFLSIHKMVGNKNGNILCLYGPPGVGKTSVAKSIAHALGREYVRISLGGMHDEAEIRGHRRTYIGSMAGKIIMGIKKAGTVNPVFLMDEVDKLSNDYKGDPASALLEVLDPEQNKAFYDNYLEVPFDLSKVLFITTANNIGEIAKPLLDRMEMIELTGYTFEEKEQIALRHLLPKQIREHGMEEGTVRLTDGALRLLIDGYTREAGVRGLEQQIASLCRKVAVSFGDKAIEPVTLDEKDVRAHLGMARYEHRAYERQDAVGCVVGLAWTELGGETMDLEAVLMPNKGGLRLTGNLGKVMRESATTAYSYVKSHAEALGIAPEKFERELHIHAPEGAVPKDGPSAGCALVCLIVSALTDRKLRSDRALTGEVSLTGRVMAIGGLKEKSLGALRDGITTILVPEANRPDVEELPKTIRDKVTYIYNTRIEGVLQEMFA
- the clpX gene encoding ATP-dependent Clp protease ATP-binding subunit ClpX, which produces MASKEHNYHCSFCGRSEQEAGTLIASEHGGYICRDCVNQCHDMFSKNPAKKRAQKSALPTPKQIKAQLDEYIVGQEDAKKTLSVAVYNHYKRIDSAMPKGDVVLEKSNVLLLGPTGCGKTLLAKSLAEILNVPFAVADATTLTEAGYVGEDVENILLKLIQAADYDIERAEKGIIYVDEIDKIARKGENVSITRDVSGEGVQQALLKIIESTVASVPPQGGRKHPQQECLQIDTTNILFIFGGAFVGLDKIISKRREHGGIGFGGGVDKDESNYADLIKDVRPDDLIKFGLIPEFVGRIPIVVGLNALDETALVSILTQPKNALTKQYAKMLLFDGVELRFEEDALKAVAKKAIDLKTGARGLRSILEGVMLDIMYELPDMPNVLEVVITAETIEGGAKPQILYKDIA
- the clpP gene encoding ATP-dependent Clp endopeptidase proteolytic subunit ClpP, with the translated sequence MNEKNTYYLPHVVERTANGEVGYDLYSRMLQDRIVFLTGEINGDIANAVVAQLLYLESQDPKKDIYMYINSPGGSVIDGLAIYDTMQYISCDVVTICIGLAASMGAFLLSGGAKGKRYSLPHSEIMIHQVLAGFQGQATDIEIHAKNILGIKKLMNSLLAEHTGKSIEQVTADCERDNFMTAEEAKEYGLIDEVYYRRPKSE
- a CDS encoding trigger factor codes for the protein MSENENKIVINLRKTDYDVPYTMQQCDDNVKKYTFLLKGDVYQALETEAYFKTKSRFNVVGFRKGKAPMHIIKSMYGAYAFLEEAIDTAVDACYRPFYQDIMSGLRVAASPDLEYGKCDHEQIEFTFVIIEYPTLDNLTYKDIEVERVLPREITDEMVEDKLNKAREKAGYWQDITDRPAEMGDTTNINYAGSIDGEFFAGGTADEQELTLGSHKFIDGFEDQIVGMNIDEERDIKVTFPSDYGAEELAGKEAVFHVKLNSLKVKVLPEADDEFAKDVSDFDTLAELKDSYRKELAEQEESRAKNGTEHNLLAAVVAANEVSINAKIIDEAAENKVNDFEKMLSGNGMTLEDYCNYTGVTREKMVEDYHQSCLEQEKRSLVLTEIVKAEGLTVSPEEMDARIQKDAEAVGKDVETYKQEMKREDFDYLYNSMLSDKLVDYLLSVNKLVDPKEEPKAE